The following proteins come from a genomic window of Cytophagia bacterium CHB2:
- a CDS encoding inositol monophosphatase translates to MNTTNEQLLQIAGEAADIAGQILLARWRDRLALQIDHKAEADFVTEVDRKSEQAIVAHILQHFPQHKIFAEEGGKSGFAAAEIEWIIDPLDGTSNYIHGVPCFAVSIAARQAGEIVAGVVFDPLRQEKFTAMRGAGAFRNGRKLQVSSSTRLQDCLIATGFPFRDKRLVPPYLRMFNAFFEQARDLRRMGAASLDLAYVAAGVFDGFWEYILNPWDFAAGVLLIEEAGGKVSGFTSHENFWETGNVVASNGRVHELMQRIVAENGGRY, encoded by the coding sequence ATGAATACCACCAACGAACAACTCCTGCAAATCGCCGGTGAGGCCGCAGATATTGCGGGGCAGATTTTGCTTGCGCGCTGGCGCGACCGGCTGGCGCTGCAAATTGATCACAAAGCAGAAGCCGATTTCGTTACCGAAGTGGATCGAAAATCCGAGCAGGCGATTGTGGCGCACATTCTTCAACATTTCCCGCAGCATAAAATCTTTGCAGAAGAAGGCGGCAAATCGGGCTTTGCTGCCGCGGAGATCGAATGGATTATCGACCCGCTCGACGGCACGTCCAACTATATTCACGGCGTGCCGTGTTTCGCCGTTTCAATTGCCGCGCGGCAAGCCGGTGAAATAGTCGCGGGCGTCGTGTTCGATCCTCTGCGCCAGGAAAAATTCACCGCAATGCGCGGCGCAGGCGCTTTTCGTAACGGAAGAAAATTACAGGTTTCCAGCAGCACGCGCTTGCAAGATTGCTTGATCGCCACCGGTTTTCCGTTCCGCGACAAGCGACTTGTTCCGCCGTATTTACGCATGTTCAATGCGTTTTTCGAACAGGCGCGGGACTTGCGCCGCATGGGCGCGGCAAGCCTTGATCTGGCCTACGTCGCTGCCGGCGTCTTTGACGGCTTTTGGGAATATATTTTGAATCCCTGGGATTTTGCCGCGGGTGTGTTGTTGATTGAAGAAGCGGGCGGCAAAGTGAGTGGTTTCACGTCACATGAAAATTTTTGGGAAACCGGAAATGTCGTGGCCAGCAACGGCAGGGTGCATGAGTTGATGCAGCGTATTGTCGCAGAGAATGGCGGCAGGTATTGA